The DNA sequence TGAGTACTAGTATATCATGCTTTGTTTAGCGTaccatttatttcaccaaaatttaCGTTACATTAACACTTAAGATTGACAAACTTTTCAAAGTTACACAATGAGTATTAGGTTACAGTGCTTAGTTAACAAGCATCTTAaaatgacttttgaataattctttatgtaaattactttaaagtgCATTCTTTCGCCAGATGCAGCTTATTAGTACATACGTTACTTAATTAGAGTATGTCCTTTGTGCATTTAAACTCTCTATTGATAGAGAGTGAGTGGCGCAGAAGTTAGCAGACTGGGCTACGGCGGTCCGGGTTTGATTCAaggttgcggctgatatcccgacctGTGTTTACTACTGGTACTTTTTCAAGCACTATCGGTCTAGAATGTATGCTGGTAAGGTAAATatcacacctgccgtgggctccgctggaaataagttgttccatccattacaggtggggactttcgtccacaacccactttaaacaagaaagtttaccttttttcaaagttttatatcAAACCAAGTAAATGTGTTATATACCGATAACATAGATGAGTTTTCATATAGGAAAGCAGTTAAATATTTCCGAATGTTTATATGAACTCATTGCTCTATGCTGCTATTCTGCTAATTTCACATAAACGAATTATTTAacaatactgaatattgttctgtaatcatgagtttacaagtaccggtacatgtacatgtttaagCGACCCCCACATACAGCCGACATCATCCTTACATGATACATATATTGGTTTgcaatttttgttgatatattccAACGACGCcacttaaatattcaccattacaacaatatgacatgttcaaaggtcaatgtcacatgcacccaaattaagtttcctttttgtttgaagatgaaattacttcccttttatatcatatagtataataaacatgtttttcttcagtaaatcagttttagaactaattaaaaaatgaaattacgattggttctgatagatatataaaaaattcatataaacgaattatttaacaatactgaatattgttctgtaatcatgagtttacaagtacatgtacatgttttagcgactcccacatacagccgacatcatccttacataatacatatattggcTTGCAAGTTTTGTCGATATATTCCAACAACGCcacttaaatattcaccattataaacaatattacatgtgtaaaggtcaaggtaacatgcatccaaattaagtttcctttttgtttgtagatgaaattacttcccttttatatcatacagtataagaaatgtgtttttcttcagttttagaactaattcaaaaattaaattacTATTATTTTCCAGAATATGAACACAGACGCAAGTCACAACtttattaaaagaatattttttggCAAAGTTATCCTaacaagaaatcagaaatatttggttaaatagTCTCAAcccgaattaaaacaagtcagagctgtccgtaagacagcgcactcgacattttctcattgcttgactctaaattagagctttgccagtaaagactttataaaactttaaccaaaaaatctaagttaacaagaggcataactctgtaaaaattcaagtcagagttaGAGAGTTTGTTTTCTGGTGGACTTGATGTAAaaaactatttgagccgcgccatggaatAACATAGTGGGTTTCGACCCGCATGGATCAGACCAGCTGCGCATGCGCAGTCTGGTAGGATCCTGGTTGCTAACAGTTTTTTAATTCATATGCTTTAAAAGGAACACATGGATCCTGCCAGATGCGCGGATGCGaggggtctggatccatgctggtcgcaaacccattgtTGTTTCTCATGGGacggctcatttatgtttcaTCAATAGCTTGAgtaagagatatttgactttatcaaaaactttaaccaaaattcttagtcaaaaaagggcataactccatcaaaattcaaatcagagttatgggaattgtttttgctggtgtagactttgatagtaaataatcaatttaagtttcaagtcaatagctttgatagtaacaaatatatttgacttaatcaaaaattttaaccaacggcgatgctgACTCCGATGCTGGGGCGagagcaatagctctactttttcttcgaaaagtcgagctaataaagcaacgaaatgaaacatttaaaactttacaatatgTCCTGCCGGAAGGTGAACTTCAACAGTattttacggtgcccctaaagtgacatgttacacacttttttccacttaggtaatgtgagactttttttatttcgtttaaatgatttcgttttaacgaaataactatttcatttaaacgaaatcatttcgttttaacgaaataagtttaaacgaaatcattatttcgttaaaacgaaatgatttcgtttttacgaaatgttatttcgttcaaacgaaatgatttcgtttgaacgaattagttatttcgttaaaatgaaatgatttcgttttaacgaaatgttatctcgtttaaacgaaatagttatttcgttcaaacgaaatgatttcgtttaaacttatttcgttaaaacgaaatagttatttcgttttaacgaaatcatttcgtttaaacgaaatagttatttcgttaaaacgaaatcatttcgtttaaacgaaatagttataaACGaaatatttcgttaaaacgaaatgatttcgtttaaacgaaataaaaaaagtctcacattacctaagtggaaaaaaagtgtgtaacatgtcattttaggggcaccgtagaatttcatgataaaatgtatgcaaatattacataaagatttattgtgacgtttttaatctgtaaaataaaagctttcctaaaattgtatataactaatatatactgaacaaaatagatAAGTGCCcttcatattttttttgccaatatcttaaaaaaaatagcataaaatactttttgaaatgtaatgtacactcagaacaatatgttattgataaaatgccgaacttacaacaaaaccaaaacacgtCTTCGgaaataatattcattcattttaagatttaaaccaatttttgacaggtcacaaaaaataaacaaacatgttaacAATGTGCATGAACATACTAAAAACGAAAACGTATTTTGGGAAGATAATGAAATTACTTTGTTAACttactttttctaaaaacagcatTCACCATTCGTGTCAAATTTAACCATTCGctagaaaaaatgttaatatgaaCAGTTCTTATTCTTACAGATAGTATTCACTTGTTCACTAAAACAcagcttttatgtgtttttgtgactttttacaaatggggtgagttagtaaattgaataaaatttatatgttgacgtcacttaatatttttgaaattttattatgttattaacaacagtttgttctaaaagtatgctaaatttcaaatttgtatttacagaatttacaaagatattggaaaattagcaaatgcggttagctattttgttctgtatatataccctgtgacctttaacctttatatatgagCATACAATATGTTTTCGGGTGCgagtcataatttattaattggatacaagtgtatggtttatttaatcctgatataattgtaaatcaaATCCTGTATAATGAGAAACTATTCATGAATCATTGCATCAGTGCCAAAAATTATGTGAACatatcagttttaatgcatgGCCTTTTGACAtctataatttgcatatagtgGTCATATATTTTTGGAGACATCACCCAGATGAACCagggatgtttaaactttaataaagacTTTATCTCCAAGCATTAACATTCCGGCCCTCATAAACAAATGATAAACATTTTTCAGGggctaaaaccaccagactaAATGCAAGTGAGTCTTGTGATCTAACtgggaaatatattttagttttgtgtTCTTTGTTGTCGAATAAAACATGGTCTTGAGTTGAGATGCGTAGAAATCTAATCACGATGGCCAAAGTGATTtattacgacgcatctgaacgaaaattTCTGATTCATTTATCAttaaagcacgcaaaactaaaatctgtttCCATTCGAACAcattcgaattacaccaggaagggatattaatctggaatcctttttaggcgtaaatggacaCATTATCCCTCGGCTCTAAGCAAcgtgattttattgataaaatgcgGTATTGATTACGAGGGAATAAACTGGAATAGCCAAAGGTAGTTCATTTTGCGAAAAGTGTTTTAATCAACAAGACAATTCACGGTAAAAgccttttttgtttatataaaagaaaatcttaaaagtgttagaatgaaTATTTGCATGTGTGTATCCTTACTAGAATTTATTTTGTTAGCTTTAGTAAAGGATGCAAACTTGTAAGGTATGGTGTGATTATGAAAACTAGTTTTCTTACAATAATGAGACAAATAAATTCTTATTCTTTCGTTCTTATGAATTATCCCACTGGAACTCACTGAACCAGGAAAACTTTGTCGGAATATGAAATCTAGATAAATGCTACCATGGTTATCTGTGACGAGAATACTATGAGCCTATATATTAATTTTAGATACATTAAGCTCCAATCTGACAGACACATGTTACTTTAGACAATAACAAAACAGCCTTATTGATAACAAAACCACAGTTATATTCATAAATCCGACGCTATACTGATAACAAAACCGCCGCCATATTGATTACCAATCCACCGCTATTATGATAACAAAACCGCCAAAGTCATTACAAAACCGCATCCATATACAAATCCGCCGCAATACTGATAACAAAACCGTCGCCATATTGATAACAAAAACCGTCTTGTTGACTACAAACCGACTTCAAATTGATAACGACTCAATATTGAGTTATAAATACCATTCAGTAACGCACTACATAGTCAAAACATAGGGGTatcaggttgctcaacacgacagtTACGAAAATGCTGtgggctcggtttgattaatctgtttatggacggtagtggaaatgcatgttaccgtccacgccctctggtCCACAGTTGAGCAGAACGcatcatttacacatgctacaagtacagaAACAACTTTGAAACTTCCACATTAAGTCTAAAGTGgttgacaaaatgaaaaatatattgaaatcaaGAAAATAATAGTGATTATTAGGTGGGGGGGATAATCGCTGCTGAAAGTTGGATATTATAGCGGTATCACTGCTTCTTAGGTAGAGTTTTAACCTATTCTGCTATGCAGACAAGGTAAATATGTTAATACATATCCAATATTAAAGGTAAACTAGAcataaatttcatgtttgaagATATGAACAAATACTACATTTAGTTTTAGGAAACATCAACATAACAGGTCTATGTGTATAACCAGTACAATGTATTCGGTTTATACCAGTACACATGTATAGGTAAACGCAGAATAaagtgtactaccactaaaaatctggaagatttttaaattcaaaaaaatgaCTCACACTGCATGATATTTATCTTTTACCctgatatatttctaaaatggactggtctatcattcaatttggacagtaccatttattccATGAAGGGGTGTTtattaaaaatttactgactgaataacgaacggatgtgcaggctgatcttagtctgcgctggtcgcaaaggcaaaatcacttgccgccagcaggctaaaggctaattACGAAATTATCTctatataaacaatttatttgtaTACTTAGTCAAATTAGATACATTTGAAAAGGATTGTAAAGATACAATAAGTTTATAAAAGATGGACATTGCATACCTTTGAAGACACTTTAAAGCCCCAAGATTCTTACACCTGAGGCGTCAACCTTCATCTTTACGTTAGTAAAGTCTAACATGACGCCGTGAATTACATTTTGACGTAAACAACGTTACTTCTGTTTGGTCGGCACCGAGGAGCAACATGTTCCGATACATTAACTAATGGATAACATTTTTGGGTGCTGGTTGATAAGTTTACTTCTGACAATCATAGAATCTTTATTTTGTTCCTAATCAAATCAAAAAGCATGTTCATGCGCTACACGAAATAGTTTCATTCATGAACATTGAGGATGAATAACTAATGATCAATCAGTCTTAATTTATCCTGTTTCCATtcgcactgaccatttagattataaaaGATCTATCGATGATTAGGTATTCAAACCTATGCTTAAATCACTGCCTTCCAGGTTCGCATTTAGATAACGTTTAGATTTGAGGCCCATTTGTATGTATGTTTGGCCTTTGCTTTGTTTATACAAGTAGACAGTTACAAATAAATCTGAAGTATATCATTTATAGAGCGATTTATAAGTCACTGTGATAAACTTAAGGCAGCGAATGTATATATTTCAcagtgaagttttttttttctttgcatgcAAACTGTTTGTTGCTTTTGCTTTACAAACTTACATTTTGTACAGGTTAAATTCAGGTCTTCTCTGCTTTATCCTAGCTCTTAAAGAATGGCATTGATGTACACAATAGTTgtcataaaacagaaaataaatcgaCTCACCCATCAAGTTGTTTCAAGGCTTTGACTAAATGGCTAACAAAATCAGGACAGTCTGATATTTGTCTTGTACGTATGTCAAGGAAAAATGATCATATGATTCTCAagagacattgacctttgatataaaTATACATCGTATCATGCAGTATTTTACTAGGTTAAACCAATTTTTTTCTCGTAACAGGAAACACGCACTGAAACCAGAGAAATATTACTCATTGTATGTTGCCAAAGAACAGCTAATAAAGTATATATAAACAACTTAATGACTTCCCTACATCCTCAGATATTTTTTTCTTCCGGATATATTAACTTCCTAGTCAatctttatcatgctggacacgaatgaCTATTTGATTCTGCCTTAGAGAccagtgcagataatgatcagcctgTGCAGTGTGACCATCGCTCCCctttttttaactgaaaacatTATTTCACTGATCCACACACTAACAGAATACAATAGTGAACAAGGGCATTTCAAACTTAAAGTGCTTAAATAATTGTTAAGTTATTTCGTTATtcacatatataataaatatatttgatgaaagtATGTAATGATATCAGTTAAAGAAAGCAGAGTATAAATGGTCTTGTTTATATGTCTTTACGTATGATTTACACAAAAATTTCAGATTAATAGatcttttaacatatattttactaCATCCTGAAAACAGCTATGTAAGAGAATCACAATATATTCTAATTATTCTCAAATTAAAGGTTTTAAAATGATATACTTTATGATGTACTTTAGGATGGATATTTACAAACTCAATACAGAGTGtgcattttaaataatgtacaATTTATCATGCCACTCGTTGAATACATTACGAGAATACAATATTCATTTGCAACCTcttcttagaatacaaaataattagGCAACAAAAACAAGAATTTAACAACACAATTTTATCATTGTTTACTGTAACCAAAATGGAGTGGACCTCTTTAATTCTCCATTGAAAGTAaacatatcatattttatttaagttttaaacaacggtaaaaacatgtaattattttatttaaaagatatataaaaaggAGATGCAGATAGGTATTGGATTTTACATGAGGTCTTTTCTTATTCAACGAATTTAATAAATTCAGCGTGGAAAGGTAGATTtccctgctgaaacatcaaaacttATTCTTTGTATACCTATCATTGACCAAGTCAATTCGACTAACGTTTCCTATACATGAAACGACGTCAAGGTCAAAGCTATATTACACgagtgtaataccaaaattatgcaatggctttatttcactcccacaacgtcaaacatgtgctaattatttttttcagatatagaTATGCATTTcatatgttgaaatttcataacCAGCTAGGCAGTGGGTGTCGCTtacaactttaagaaaatttcagacGGGCAGAGGTCATTACGCCTACGGGAGCAAGAATCATATAATAATGTATAGGAAGGGCGCCTATGAATTTCAACAGGCTGGATAGAAGAGAACAATAACTCCTGGTTGCAGgtttgttgttcaatatctgtctggaaaaataattttgaatatatatcaaaaacaacGAGTACCAAGGCAATATCATAATTTACCTATAATTTTTTATTCACACACATGTATATTACATGTAGATTTaggggcctccgcggccgagtggttaaggtctctgacttcaaatcacttgccctttatCGGTGTAGATTCGAGCCTCATTCGCGGCTTTGAATTTTCaagtaaggaagccatccagctggttacggaaggtcggtggttctacccagtgccCGTTCTTGATGAAATAGCAccgaggtgcacctggggtcttcctccaccatcaaagctgaaaagccACCATTCAGAGTTACGTTTAACtcgagaaaacaaacaaatagtcatgtatattatttataaaGAACCGAAGACAcacttagtttaatcatattttattgtatatatatacatatttaatacacacacatacaacaagcatacataaatacatcaatgtaaatatacaaaagggttgggccagaagttataacaacattatcgggggCCCTCCCCTGACAAAGCAGACTATATGTTATTTAGAAATACTGTCGTTTTGTGATATATGTGAACAATCAAATcaggaattgaaaaagaaaaaagaaaatatagtatggtactgcaaaaaaaaacagcaacaaaaaaacaacaacatttatatattacagAAAAGCGAGAAAAAAAGATACAATACAATTGCCGCAGATCCAATATAGATGCCACCTTCCCAGTCCAATGCATttcatgtatgtaatattttagcagTGGTCATTCTATCTTGATGTACATcattaaaatacagaaaactaaACAGTAAAATAGTACAATAGTTACAAAATTTCTTAGTTTCCTTTATGAAATGATGTACTTGATGAAATAAGAGCCTATTTTGAGCATCGTTCAGGATATCAATACCAAATAGTAATTTATTCGCGCTATGAGGGTGGAACTGACGTGTATTTATAAAAAGATTTCTCCTTTGATTGTTGTATTTTGGACATTTAAATAGAAAGTGTTCGGCATCTTCTACTAAAGCACCACAGTTACAGGCAGGATTTGCGATAAGGTGATTGTTATACAAATCTGAATTAAGGTTGCTACAATTGTTTCTAATGCGTGCTTGATGAACGGATGGTGAGCGATCGCCACTTGTAAAATACGATGGAACAATTGGTGGTTTGTATAAATCCTTgagttttcttttgaaacttgcTAATGAGTCTGATTCTCTAATATCTAAAGGTAATTCATTCCAAAGTTGTATTGCTGAAGGGATGACGGACTTagaataaaatttctgttctccTCGCCATTGATACATAATTAACATTATTTCTCAACCAGTATTGATTTTCATATGCATTTACGACTAAAGGGGGGAATAACTGTGATAAGTACAATGGcaataaatgatgtttttcttAGTATACTAATATTAATTTCTGAATCTTTCTTCTGTCCGCAAGAGATACCCATCCGATTTCTTTTAATAGTTTTTGAATAGATACTGATCTTGTTAAACCCGTTACAACTCTTGCAGCtttgtattgtattttttctaatatttctttCTCATAATTAGCACAATTATCCCATAACAAAGAGGCATATTCCAGACGTGGAcgtaaataagatatatatatttgattgaggGTTTTTCgttgaatttgaaatttaaacattttcattgaccCTAAAATTTTCGAGGCAGATGAGACTATAGTGGCGATATGTTCATGCCATGACCCGTCCTGACTAAATGTAACACCGAGATGTTTATGATGTTCAACAAATGTTAGATgtacattatcaaaatataagttTGGGCGGTTTCTATTACAATAGGAAAAAAAcataacttctgttttagaaggGTTAAAATTCACTAACCATTGATTGGACCATAACTTAATTTTGTGGAGGTCATGATTAAGAGTTTCTTCCATCGTATCTATGTTACTTGATGATACGGCTAGAGaactatcatctgcaaaaagtctaGTAATACTTAAAAGTGAATCAGCTATATCATTACATAGATAAGAAATAAAAGAGGtccaaggactgagccttgagGAACCCACCATGTAGACATTGTGAGTCTGAAAAAGAAGTTCCGACGAAAACTTTTtgagttttatatcatcatataaTTTTCTAACCATCTAACAAATTTCCAGTGATTCCATATTGTCGTATTTTGAAAATTAGTCCTTTATGCCAGACCTATCAAACGCTTTGGAATATATCACAAAAAACAATACACGTTGATTCTTTATTGTCTCGAGCTTTGCATATTTGATTATAGATGTCAATCAGTTGAAAAATTGTAGAATGCCCTGGTAAGAAGCCTGATTGATTTTGGAATATTAGTGAATTGTCATGTAGATAGTTAAacatatgtttaaatataatacgTTCCATAACTTTTCCAACACAACTAATAAGAGAAATTGGTCTGTAATTCGACGGTTCATCTTGTTGCCcttttaaaaagaggcataacgtGCGCTAATTTCCAACTAGACGGATATATTTTTTCGGACATTGAACGATTATAAAGTAGACAAAGAGGTTTGCATAATGTTTTAGAAGTTTCTTAGAAGACACACTGTACCTCAATTTAAATAAactatgaaaaagaaataactgtaTTAATTTTTCATATACAGATTTGTTGCTTCAGCTTTGATGTGCCTAATGTGTAGctgctttatttttgttgtgttgttttcGTTGTGCGTGCCTGCGTGCATGCTTCTCTTTGTCCTCTTTATATCTGATCAGGAGATCAGGAGATCTTGAGAGAAAGGTTGTTTATAAATACACAGTCAAGACACATTGCTTAACAAATAAGAAATGTATCATCTAGAAATCTATCTACCTATATCCGAAACGTTCTCTTAAGGTTCTGTCGTGGAACAAAAACATCATTATCGTCTACAATTTCTGAATTAGTAGAAGGATTTTCTAGCTGATATTTGCAGTGTTGCTTAAGCAGACGGAATGTTCGGTTCAACACGTTTGATAAAAGTTGTAGTTAGATTCTGTTATTTGTCTGAGTGACACTAATACCTATCTCTTTAAAAGAAAAGCACATTAAACTCATACATGTATACCACAAAACGGTTTATCACTAGACATAATGTTACTAATGTAGTGTTGAATACCTGTAGACGAAATAGATCAAAACTTCCATTATGAATAAACAACTAAGACATTtgaaatacatacaaaataaGAGGTGAAAACAATGTTAAGTATATAATTAAGCACATTGTAACTAATTTAAGCCTCGTTCTTCTGTTTCATTTCAATTCTCTTTTCTACGACGACCTTATACGGCTTGTAGATGAGACCATTTGCACCGCCAACTTGCGCTAAATCCGGGCACTTCCCAGAAATCATTCTCCACTTATAACGCTGCATCAAGCAGGCAAAGATCAAATGCAGCTCCGGTTTTGCTACAAATTCACCGAGGCATACTCTCTTTCCCGCTGAAAATGGCAACCAGTTCTTTGGTTTAGGCCCAAGTTTTCCATTCTCGTCTAAATAACGTTCAGGAATGAAACGATCAACATCGTCCCAAGCGTCTGGGTCATGAGTAGGGCCCAGTGATTTATTATAACAGTTGTACCCTTTGGTATCCTGTACCCAGCttcatgaaaaagaaaattatttacgTATTTGTTATTGTTAAGTAATGTTTATCGGTCACGATAGTCCACGAATTAATACAACCGTCCCCACGGCATTGTCCGTGACAAAACGGAATAAACAACATTTCGCCTTATACAGTACTCGCATGTTATTCTCCATAGTCTTTGATAAACATCTTAATACTGTTCAAAGGCCAGTTTATAAACTCCATTAAATTGGGCAAATGGAAATGaaaagatatttacaaaatacaattaaagTAAAGGggatttatttaattatttaaagcAAACAAGTGTTTGGCTACTTGTTCTATTTATGTTACTAGCTGATGCAAATAGAATAATTAGTTGGAACTTTATTTGGAAATAGACTGTTTTAaagagtaatttttaaaaaaatggagcTTACCAACTTCAGTGTCACCCATAGTCTTATGTGGTAATCCTAATGGAACTACTGTTCCCAGACGCATACTTTCATGCAACACAGCTTCAGTGTAACCAAAATTTGGCCGGTCATTAATGCCAGGAAGTCTATCCCTGCCTAAAATGAACGCAAACTTGACATAACAGATATTTTCTATTTGCTATGATTACTCAGGTTATTAAAATCATAACAACAAAAATTTCACATTACtttcattcttgcaaaaaaagtTAGTCATATATTGCTAAAAACGACGTTTCTGGCCCAAACTATAAAAACATGCTCTGGTAAATAAGTAATATTGTTAAAATCGGATTCGAACAAACGCAATACCTAGAAATGTAAGAATGGTGAACTTCAAGGATGAAATACCTTACCAACAACTCTGTCAATTTCTTCTTGCACCTTTTCTTGTATGTCAGGAAAGGCCACCATGTGTAGTATTGCACCACTCAAGGTAAATCTTGACGTATCTATACCCGCTGTAATA is a window from the Mercenaria mercenaria strain notata chromosome 7, MADL_Memer_1, whole genome shotgun sequence genome containing:
- the LOC128558247 gene encoding cytochrome P450 2D15-like yields the protein MAGIDTSRFTLSGAILHMVAFPDIQEKVQEEIDRVVGRDRLPGINDRPNFGYTEAVLHESMRLGTVVPLGLPHKTMGDTEVDAWDDVDRFIPERYLDENGKLGPKPKNWLPFSAGKRVCLGEFVAKPELHLIFACLMQRYKWRMISGKCPDLAQVGGANGLIYKPYKVVVEKRIEMKQKNEA